One region of uncultured Methanolobus sp. genomic DNA includes:
- a CDS encoding PhoU domain-containing protein codes for METRKVQQTGGSTYIISLPKTWADKVGIKTGSRVTLQPQPDGKLVIDPVHDAPPARKIQIDVTGRMGDALTRDMIAAYLAGSDIIEVKADRILAEQKNIIRSMCYKLIGPEIIEETAKKVVIQDLLNPDEISIKKSVRRMYLISNSMHIDAIKAIKTRDADLSLDVDQRDDDVDRLFLLIAKQFRAILRGARLPDAAETSIDEYHDLRMAAGPIERIADHARKIAKVTTTLDASIPEDIMKMIESTSEMSRKVVEDSIDALYNSDVDLANQVIDRVARMSSMINKLNAAILKIDSYGSVVALGTVVDSIDRTGDYGSNIAEIAINSAMSKVV; via the coding sequence ATAGAAACCAGAAAAGTTCAGCAAACAGGTGGTTCCACTTATATAATTTCTCTGCCTAAAACCTGGGCAGACAAAGTAGGTATCAAAACAGGCAGCAGAGTGACTTTACAGCCGCAACCTGACGGCAAACTGGTGATAGATCCTGTACATGATGCTCCTCCTGCCCGGAAGATACAGATCGATGTTACCGGGAGAATGGGTGACGCGCTCACAAGGGACATGATAGCAGCTTATCTTGCAGGTTCTGATATAATAGAGGTTAAAGCCGACAGGATACTGGCGGAACAGAAGAACATCATCCGCAGCATGTGTTACAAGCTTATTGGACCTGAGATCATTGAGGAGACTGCTAAAAAAGTGGTGATCCAGGATCTTCTGAACCCGGATGAGATATCCATAAAGAAGAGTGTAAGAAGGATGTATCTCATCTCTAATTCTATGCACATTGATGCAATAAAAGCAATCAAAACCCGTGACGCCGATCTTTCACTTGACGTGGATCAGAGGGACGATGATGTTGACAGACTTTTCCTGCTTATTGCAAAACAGTTCCGTGCGATATTACGTGGTGCAAGGCTTCCTGATGCCGCAGAAACATCAATAGATGAGTATCATGACCTTAGAATGGCAGCAGGGCCGATTGAGCGTATAGCAGACCACGCACGTAAGATTGCAAAGGTTACAACAACCTTAGATGCTTCCATTCCTGAAGACATTATGAAAATGATTGAATCAACATCCGAAATGTCAAGAAAGGTTGTTGAGGATTCAATAGATGCTTTGTACAATTCTGATGTGGATCTGGCAAACCAGGTGATTGACAGAGTTGCCCGCATGTCTTCAATGATAAACAAGTTAAACGCTGCTATTCTTAAGATAGATTCGTACGGGTCAGTAGTTGCCCTTGGCACGGTTGTTGACAGTATAGACAGAACAGGCGATTACGGCTCAAATATTGCTGAAATTGCAATAAACTCTGCAATGTCAAAGGTTGTATGA
- a CDS encoding Era-like GTP-binding protein, translating to MGVITSFKRNFSGLFKKLFKKQNARIGIYGPPNAGKTTLANRILRDWTGDAMGSVSHVAHETRRARRREGVTINTNGSSITLDIIDTPGLATKIDFHEFMEQGMDEAESKRRAKEATEGVIEAVKWLENLDGVILVMDATEDPFTQVNVTVIGNMEARALPLLIVANKVDLPEASPSTIRDAFPQHPMVSISALEGKNIETFYEELAKRFG from the coding sequence ATGGGCGTAATCACATCGTTCAAGAGGAATTTTTCAGGCCTTTTTAAAAAACTGTTCAAAAAACAGAATGCCCGAATAGGAATATACGGACCGCCAAATGCAGGAAAGACAACTCTTGCTAACCGGATACTGAGAGACTGGACCGGTGATGCAATGGGTTCGGTTTCCCACGTTGCTCATGAAACAAGAAGAGCAAGGCGCAGGGAAGGAGTGACCATCAATACCAATGGCAGCTCCATCACACTTGATATTATAGATACTCCCGGACTTGCCACAAAGATCGATTTCCATGAGTTCATGGAACAGGGAATGGACGAAGCTGAATCCAAAAGACGTGCAAAGGAAGCAACAGAAGGTGTTATTGAGGCTGTTAAATGGCTTGAGAACCTTGACGGTGTAATTCTTGTCATGGACGCAACCGAGGACCCTTTCACCCAGGTCAACGTGACTGTGATTGGTAACATGGAAGCGAGAGCTCTTCCACTTCTGATAGTTGCTAATAAAGTGGATCTTCCTGAAGCTTCTCCTTCAACTATTAGGGACGCTTTCCCGCAACATCCAATGGTTTCCATATCAGCTCTGGAAGGAAAGAACATAGAGACTTTCTATGAAGAACTTGCAAAGAGGTTTGGGTGA
- a CDS encoding DUF2073 domain-containing protein has product MQGFQMDLVSEHRLSQMSPVEKVRFIIDEVKSGKILVLEKGLSPEEEASLIEMTMTLIEPDGFSGIEMESYPSEVDTSFLGKILKKNALKTRLTVIGPADQLKTLKKDRNMISALISTNK; this is encoded by the coding sequence ATGCAGGGCTTCCAGATGGATCTTGTATCAGAGCACAGGCTGTCTCAAATGTCACCTGTTGAGAAGGTCAGGTTTATTATTGATGAGGTAAAAAGCGGAAAGATACTGGTCCTTGAAAAAGGCCTGAGTCCTGAAGAGGAGGCAAGCCTTATAGAGATGACAATGACTCTTATTGAACCGGACGGATTCTCCGGGATAGAAATGGAAAGCTATCCTTCAGAAGTGGACACATCTTTTCTCGGGAAGATCCTCAAAAAGAATGCTCTTAAGACGCGTCTGACTGTTATCGGACCTGCTGATCAGTTAAAGACCCTGAAAAAGGATCGCAATATGATCAGTGCACTCATTTCCACAAACAAGTAA
- the hxlB gene encoding 6-phospho-3-hexuloisomerase, which translates to MKEIQLTECKYLTSSILLMAEHLEKVANELDKDSVRQMLVDIMGAKRIFVMGAGRSGLVGRAFAMRLMHLGLTSHVVGESTTPAVSNGDVVIAISGSGQTRSIANLGKVAKEIGAKLVTITSNSESTLGELSDTVIALPGRSKDDAGGYVERHMRGEYTYLTPLGTSFETSSSVFLDAVIAELIFITGASEEELKSRHTNIE; encoded by the coding sequence ATGAAAGAAATCCAATTAACTGAATGTAAATACTTAACTTCTTCTATTTTATTGATGGCTGAGCACCTTGAAAAGGTTGCCAATGAACTTGATAAAGATTCTGTCAGGCAGATGCTTGTAGATATAATGGGTGCAAAGCGTATATTTGTCATGGGAGCCGGCCGTTCAGGTCTTGTAGGAAGGGCATTTGCCATGAGACTGATGCATCTCGGACTGACATCACATGTTGTTGGTGAATCAACAACTCCTGCTGTCAGCAACGGTGATGTGGTGATTGCAATCTCCGGCTCAGGCCAGACCCGTTCCATTGCAAACCTGGGAAAAGTCGCCAAGGAAATAGGCGCAAAACTTGTAACAATCACATCCAACAGTGAGTCCACGCTTGGTGAGTTATCCGATACTGTAATTGCGCTTCCCGGAAGGTCAAAGGATGATGCAGGCGGATATGTCGAGCGTCACATGCGTGGTGAATATACTTATCTTACTCCTCTTGGTACTTCTTTTGAAACATCTTCAAGCGTGTTCCTTGATGCCGTTATTGCAGAACTGATTTTCATAACAGGAGCCTCAGAAGAAGAACTCAAGTCAAGACACACAAATATCGAATAA
- a CDS encoding pyridoxal phosphate-dependent aminotransferase: MPDSKFAQRVLGIDISGIRKMFEGAGPNSINLGLGQPDYDTPQHIKQAAINAINEGFTGYTPGPGIPELLRALSSKFKDQNNFEVLPDEIIVTSGASEALELAITSLVNPGDDVLIANPGFVSYNSLVHIMGGSVTPLPLADDLTISPDVVMESIGPKTKAIIINSPANPTGAVQSKSDMKAFAEIADDYNLTIISDEVYEHFIYEGEHVSPAQFSDNVITINAVSKSFSMTGWRIGYVAARKEYTEQMIKVHQYVQACANSIAQKAAYAAISGPMDSVYAMRDEFKARRDMLVEGLNSIGLKCESPKGAFYAFPEVPRGTTSDEIASKLISNGVIVVPGTAFGDRGEGHIRLSYASSMDNLKKALDIMEKVL; encoded by the coding sequence ATGCCTGATTCGAAGTTCGCACAGAGGGTTCTGGGTATTGATATTTCCGGGATAAGAAAAATGTTTGAGGGCGCAGGCCCAAATTCTATTAATCTTGGTCTCGGACAGCCGGATTATGATACACCGCAGCACATTAAGCAGGCTGCCATCAATGCTATCAATGAAGGATTTACAGGTTATACTCCGGGTCCGGGGATTCCTGAACTTCTACGGGCTTTGAGTTCCAAATTCAAAGATCAGAACAATTTTGAAGTCTTGCCGGATGAGATCATTGTTACATCCGGTGCATCAGAAGCTCTTGAACTTGCCATAACATCCCTGGTAAATCCAGGAGATGATGTGCTGATAGCAAATCCGGGTTTTGTATCCTATAATTCTCTGGTACATATTATGGGTGGAAGTGTAACACCTTTGCCTCTTGCAGATGACCTCACAATTAGTCCGGATGTTGTGATGGAGAGTATAGGTCCGAAAACGAAGGCTATCATCATTAATTCTCCTGCAAATCCCACTGGTGCTGTGCAGAGTAAGAGTGACATGAAGGCATTTGCAGAAATAGCTGACGATTATAATCTGACAATAATCTCTGATGAAGTGTACGAGCATTTCATCTATGAAGGTGAGCACGTAAGTCCTGCTCAGTTCTCAGATAATGTGATTACAATCAATGCAGTTTCAAAGTCATTCTCTATGACAGGATGGAGGATCGGTTACGTTGCTGCAAGGAAAGAATATACCGAGCAGATGATCAAGGTCCACCAGTATGTGCAGGCATGTGCCAATTCCATTGCCCAGAAGGCTGCATACGCAGCTATCTCAGGCCCGATGGATTCTGTCTATGCAATGCGTGATGAATTCAAAGCTCGCAGGGATATGCTTGTTGAAGGTCTGAATTCCATAGGACTTAAATGTGAATCTCCAAAGGGCGCATTCTACGCTTTCCCTGAAGTTCCCAGGGGAACAACATCAGATGAAATTGCTTCAAAACTAATTTCTAACGGAGTAATAGTTGTCCCTGGTACTGCCTTTGGTGACCGCGGAGAAGGGCACATACGCCTTTCCTACGCTTCATCCATGGACAATCTTAAAAAAGCTCTTGATATAATGGAAAAAGTATTGTGA
- a CDS encoding NOG1 family protein produces the protein MIFEKINTVQTSEELLDKAFRRATRAMSGKTISGRKTAIEANESMMLTAGNILTDNLKNIVRRFPTFENLPPFYYELADVMAGVDDMRQSLSRLDWASAKIHEVTRDHVGKVRKARDPLPVRKQCFGRLSSIMRSIDKDLLFLNESRNKLRKLPSVSDEPTIVVAGYPNIGKSSFVTKITGATPEIASYPFTTKGVSIGHFFVGNDRYQVMDTPGLLDRPMSERNEIELQAITALKNLDAVVLFIIDATETCGYEIEDQKRMLEEVRSGFKLPVLVVANKADLPQFRELDFADMKMSTATGEGIEEVTSTLIEMVKKAIAEKETVEENEITDDY, from the coding sequence ATGATTTTTGAGAAAATTAATACAGTCCAGACATCCGAAGAATTACTGGATAAGGCTTTCAGAAGAGCAACCAGAGCCATGTCCGGAAAGACTATAAGTGGAAGAAAAACAGCAATTGAAGCAAACGAATCAATGATGCTGACTGCTGGTAACATACTTACGGATAACCTGAAAAACATTGTCAGAAGATTTCCTACTTTTGAGAATCTGCCACCTTTCTATTACGAACTGGCAGATGTTATGGCAGGCGTTGACGATATGAGACAATCCCTGAGCAGGCTTGACTGGGCCAGCGCAAAAATACATGAGGTTACAAGGGACCATGTTGGCAAGGTGAGAAAAGCTAGAGACCCTTTGCCTGTCAGAAAACAATGTTTTGGGAGATTGTCATCCATCATGCGCTCAATTGACAAGGACCTTCTTTTCCTGAACGAGTCACGTAACAAGCTCAGAAAACTGCCATCGGTAAGTGATGAACCAACAATTGTTGTTGCAGGATACCCAAACATTGGAAAATCCAGTTTTGTCACAAAGATTACCGGAGCAACGCCAGAGATAGCTTCTTACCCATTTACTACAAAGGGAGTGTCAATCGGACATTTCTTTGTTGGTAATGACAGGTATCAGGTAATGGATACACCAGGTCTTCTTGACAGGCCAATGTCAGAGCGCAATGAGATCGAACTTCAGGCTATTACAGCACTGAAGAACCTCGATGCGGTTGTTCTTTTCATTATTGATGCAACAGAAACATGCGGATATGAGATCGAAGACCAGAAACGTATGCTTGAAGAAGTTCGCAGTGGGTTTAAGTTGCCGGTCCTGGTAGTAGCCAACAAGGCAGACCTGCCACAGTTCAGAGAGCTTGACTTTGCAGACATGAAGATGTCAACTGCAACCGGAGAAGGCATCGAAGAAGTAACTTCAACTCTTATAGAGATGGTCAAAAAAGCTATCGCAGAAAAAGAAACAGTTGAAGAAAATGAGATAACGGATGACTATTAA
- a CDS encoding CBS domain-containing protein encodes MELTPIQKDILIALINLQREKDRAVKGEEIAELISRNPGTVRNQMQSLKVLGLVEGVPGPKGGYKATGEAYEALSITAMDHEASVPIFKNDQLVDGATVAEISFTTVRHPDLCHGMLKVLGNIKGFEQGDLVQAGPTPVNKLVVRGEIVGRDDTQNTLVFSINEMISLPKKPVKNYAKTDMISIGLNATIQETARILVDRSIHGAPVMDEDDTILGVVTFTDIADAVASGKMTAKVKDIMTRDLITVDSETSLYDAVRVFDTHNIGFILVLYDGAPKGVLSKKDVFHELVT; translated from the coding sequence GTGGAACTGACTCCTATTCAGAAAGATATTCTTATTGCATTGATCAATCTCCAGAGAGAAAAAGATCGAGCTGTTAAAGGTGAGGAAATTGCAGAGCTTATTAGCAGGAATCCCGGCACTGTCCGGAATCAGATGCAATCTCTGAAAGTCCTCGGGCTCGTTGAAGGTGTCCCTGGTCCTAAAGGCGGATACAAAGCTACAGGCGAGGCCTATGAAGCTTTAAGCATTACTGCCATGGATCATGAGGCAAGTGTCCCGATTTTCAAAAACGATCAGCTTGTGGACGGCGCAACAGTAGCTGAGATCAGTTTTACCACAGTAAGACATCCTGATCTTTGTCACGGTATGTTAAAAGTACTTGGTAACATAAAGGGATTTGAACAGGGTGACCTTGTTCAGGCAGGTCCGACACCTGTAAACAAACTGGTAGTTCGCGGCGAAATCGTAGGAAGGGATGATACCCAGAACACTCTTGTTTTCTCAATCAATGAGATGATCTCCCTGCCAAAGAAGCCTGTTAAGAACTATGCCAAGACAGATATGATCTCTATAGGTCTGAATGCGACAATTCAGGAAACTGCACGCATTCTGGTTGACCGTAGTATCCATGGTGCACCTGTAATGGATGAAGATGATACCATTCTTGGAGTCGTTACATTTACAGATATTGCAGATGCCGTAGCAAGTGGCAAAATGACTGCAAAGGTAAAGGACATTATGACTCGCGACCTTATAACCGTGGATTCGGAAACATCCCTCTATGATGCTGTAAGGGTATTCGATACTCACAATATTGGGTTCATACTGGTATTATATGATGGTGCTCCAAAAGGTGTCCTTTCCAAAAAGGACGTTTTTCACGAACTGGTCACATAA
- the hisE gene encoding phosphoribosyl-ATP diphosphatase: MPETDLSILSELYDIITDRKENPSEDSYVCSLLNHRKGIDKILEKVGEESIETILAVKSENKEEMIYESSDLLFHLMVMFVAKGITLDEITTELKKRRK; encoded by the coding sequence ATGCCTGAAACTGATCTCTCAATACTTAGCGAGCTTTACGACATAATAACAGACAGAAAAGAGAACCCTTCTGAAGATTCATACGTCTGTTCTTTACTCAATCACAGAAAAGGTATTGACAAAATACTGGAAAAAGTAGGAGAGGAATCCATTGAAACTATTCTTGCTGTAAAGAGCGAAAACAAGGAAGAGATGATATACGAATCATCAGACCTTTTGTTCCATCTTATGGTTATGTTTGTGGCCAAAGGAATAACCCTTGATGAGATTACCACTGAACTTAAGAAAAGAAGAAAATAG
- a CDS encoding 3-isopropylmalate dehydratase large subunit produces the protein MSTNNEPMTISEKIFSKAAGKTVKAGEFVLANIDRAMTHDITGPLAVEGFYEIMRDKEEKKVWDPSKIVILFDHQVPADSLNAAQNHIMLRKFAKEQGIINYDVYEGVCHQVMPEKGHVKPGDLVVGSDSHTCAYGSLGAFSTGIGSTDMAAVFASGKLWFKVPDTIRFEVEGKLPEHVYSKDIILHLIGDVGAEGARYKAAEYAGSAISSLPMSERMTISNMAIEMGGKAGIIEADAVTEKYLKERIPDYEFDPYWKSDEGAECELHKYDISNLEPQVACPHNVDNVKPVTEVEGTKVDQIFVGSCTNGRFEDIEVVAKMMGDEPVAKDVRLLIIPASRTEYMKVLKAGYIEQFMEAGAMVESPCCGPCMGGSFGLLGEGEVGLATSNRNFKGREGSPQSFVYLSSPATAAASALTGEITDPRKI, from the coding sequence ATGTCCACTAATAATGAACCTATGACGATCTCTGAGAAGATCTTTTCAAAGGCTGCCGGGAAGACGGTGAAAGCCGGAGAATTCGTACTGGCCAATATAGACAGGGCAATGACCCATGACATCACAGGACCTCTTGCAGTAGAAGGATTCTACGAGATCATGAGGGACAAAGAAGAGAAGAAGGTATGGGATCCAAGCAAGATCGTAATTCTCTTCGACCACCAGGTTCCTGCAGACTCACTTAACGCTGCACAGAACCACATCATGCTCAGAAAGTTCGCAAAGGAACAGGGCATAATCAACTATGACGTTTACGAAGGAGTCTGCCACCAGGTAATGCCTGAAAAGGGACACGTTAAGCCAGGAGACCTCGTCGTAGGTTCCGACTCACACACCTGTGCATACGGTTCACTCGGTGCATTCTCAACAGGTATCGGCTCAACTGACATGGCAGCAGTCTTTGCATCAGGAAAACTCTGGTTCAAGGTACCTGACACAATCAGGTTTGAGGTTGAAGGAAAGCTTCCTGAACATGTCTACTCAAAGGACATTATCCTCCACCTCATAGGAGATGTAGGTGCAGAAGGTGCCAGATACAAGGCAGCAGAATATGCAGGTTCAGCTATCAGCTCGCTTCCAATGTCCGAGCGAATGACCATCTCCAACATGGCCATTGAAATGGGCGGCAAGGCAGGGATCATCGAAGCTGATGCAGTTACAGAGAAGTACCTTAAGGAAAGAATACCAGACTATGAGTTTGATCCATACTGGAAGTCTGACGAAGGTGCAGAATGCGAACTTCACAAGTATGACATCAGCAATCTTGAACCACAGGTCGCATGTCCGCACAACGTAGATAACGTTAAGCCTGTGACAGAAGTTGAAGGTACCAAGGTTGACCAGATCTTTGTAGGTTCCTGTACAAACGGAAGGTTTGAGGATATCGAAGTTGTGGCAAAAATGATGGGTGACGAACCTGTTGCAAAGGACGTGAGACTTCTTATCATCCCTGCATCAAGGACAGAATACATGAAGGTCCTCAAGGCAGGCTACATTGAGCAGTTCATGGAAGCAGGTGCAATGGTGGAATCACCATGCTGTGGTCCATGTATGGGAGGTTCTTTCGGACTTCTCGGTGAGGGAGAGGTCGGACTTGCAACATCCAACCGTAATTTTAAGGGACGTGAAGGAAGCCCCCAGTCTTTCGTGTACCTGAGCTCACCGGCAACCGCTGCAGCATCAGCACTTACAGGAGAAATTACAGATCCGAGAAAGATCTGA
- a CDS encoding YkgJ family cysteine cluster protein: MNEKLKEMLIHNLETELNAAKKIDVQQIADEIQKIGFQCLMCGKCCRKKYGDNRVALTPEEIRKIQEESKLKWEYIAEPFTIEVDSAEEECRNLANDGMVDEDGNIHTFGWMLRRKESKDCSFIPDSTTDNHCEIYKLRPLLCSTYPFYMEGLKLNTSECEGIGKQIGTQESFELAELVLRRYILELEDTILTYQKYTGLKAGENCLNIAESGLKQGYLNYIVHYSEGSSKIRKIV, from the coding sequence ATGAATGAGAAACTAAAAGAAATGCTCATCCACAATCTTGAAACAGAACTTAATGCTGCTAAAAAAATAGATGTGCAGCAAATTGCAGATGAGATACAAAAAATTGGATTTCAGTGCCTGATGTGTGGAAAATGCTGCCGGAAAAAATACGGAGACAATCGGGTTGCATTGACTCCGGAAGAAATCAGGAAAATCCAGGAAGAAAGTAAGCTCAAATGGGAATATATAGCAGAACCTTTCACCATAGAAGTGGACTCAGCAGAAGAAGAATGCAGAAACCTTGCAAACGATGGCATGGTCGATGAAGATGGCAATATACATACATTTGGATGGATGCTTCGCCGAAAGGAGAGCAAGGATTGTTCCTTCATCCCTGATAGTACCACAGACAACCATTGTGAGATTTACAAACTAAGACCTTTACTGTGCAGTACTTATCCATTCTACATGGAAGGACTTAAGCTCAACACTTCGGAATGTGAAGGTATCGGGAAACAAATTGGAACACAGGAAAGTTTTGAGCTTGCAGAGCTGGTACTCAGAAGATATATTCTGGAACTTGAGGATACCATCCTCACATATCAGAAGTATACCGGGCTCAAAGCAGGAGAAAATTGCCTTAATATTGCGGAATCCGGGCTGAAGCAAGGATACTTAAATTACATCGTCCATTATAGTGAGGGAAGTTCAAAGATCAGGAAAATAGTCTGA
- a CDS encoding DHH family phosphoesterase codes for MNNVAKDINATDKTKIRPTYLILGSGSFGFALAKELRELDKELIIVDKDSQKVETLREEAYEAIAGDVSDPNLFDMINTKNLAGILILSSDPKANKVALKNIREKVSPDIYCVVRAPDVINMQEMETLGADLVIMPPRMVAKSLSRSLERAEAMRRGNKLTQWFEENKEKKLGIVVHDNPDPDAISSALALKTIANHFDVIADIIYHGEIGHQENKAFVNLLGIDLFRSEDVGFTSYENLALVDCSMPGANNSLPPETHVNIIVDHHPLPDADIDADYIDIRPHVGASATILTKYLQELNIDIDSELATALLYGIRTDTLDFKRNTDSSDLSAASYLYPLSDHDILEQLERPSMSIETLDVLGEAINNRQVIGSYLLSNVGSIRNRDTLPQAADYLLNLEGISTSIVFGVTDDKIYISGRSNDIRVNLGDIMKTAFGEDAGGGHATAAAAKIPLGVFSASRDRQTLLRLVNESVVKRFLSAVGVEETNE; via the coding sequence ATTAACAACGTTGCAAAGGATATCAACGCAACTGACAAAACTAAAATCAGGCCCACATACCTTATTCTTGGCAGTGGGAGTTTTGGATTTGCATTAGCCAAGGAACTCAGGGAACTTGACAAAGAGCTAATTATCGTCGATAAGGACTCACAGAAGGTTGAAACACTACGTGAGGAAGCATACGAAGCCATTGCAGGTGACGTCAGCGATCCTAACCTTTTTGATATGATCAATACCAAGAACCTTGCAGGTATCCTCATCCTTAGTTCAGACCCCAAGGCAAACAAGGTAGCCCTCAAAAATATCAGGGAAAAGGTATCACCTGATATCTACTGCGTGGTAAGAGCTCCTGATGTAATTAACATGCAGGAAATGGAGACTCTTGGAGCAGATCTTGTGATAATGCCTCCGAGAATGGTGGCGAAATCACTTTCCAGGTCACTTGAGCGCGCAGAGGCAATGCGCAGGGGTAACAAGCTCACACAATGGTTCGAGGAAAATAAAGAGAAGAAACTTGGAATCGTTGTTCATGATAACCCTGATCCTGACGCCATATCCAGCGCCCTTGCGCTGAAAACTATTGCCAACCATTTTGATGTGATCGCAGATATCATATATCACGGGGAGATCGGACATCAGGAAAACAAGGCATTTGTGAATTTACTTGGAATTGACCTTTTCAGGTCAGAAGATGTTGGATTTACAAGCTATGAGAATCTCGCACTGGTGGATTGTTCTATGCCTGGTGCAAATAACTCACTTCCACCTGAAACTCATGTGAACATCATTGTGGATCATCACCCTCTTCCTGATGCGGACATAGATGCAGATTATATAGACATACGACCGCATGTCGGTGCTTCTGCAACAATACTGACAAAATACCTGCAGGAGCTTAATATTGATATTGATAGTGAGCTTGCAACTGCACTGCTTTATGGAATCAGGACCGACACTCTCGATTTTAAAAGGAACACCGATTCTTCCGATCTCTCAGCAGCTTCATATCTCTACCCATTGTCTGACCACGATATACTGGAACAATTAGAGCGGCCTTCAATGTCAATTGAAACTCTGGATGTTCTTGGTGAGGCCATTAACAACAGACAGGTGATAGGAAGTTACCTTCTATCCAATGTGGGAAGCATCCGTAACAGGGACACCTTGCCTCAGGCCGCAGACTACCTGTTAAACCTTGAGGGAATATCCACGTCTATTGTGTTCGGAGTTACTGATGATAAGATATACATCTCCGGCCGCAGCAATGATATCCGGGTAAATCTGGGAGATATAATGAAAACTGCATTCGGGGAAGATGCCGGTGGCGGTCATGCAACCGCTGCAGCCGCAAAGATCCCACTTGGAGTATTCAGTGCTTCAAGGGATCGCCAGACACTACTGAGGCTGGTCAATGAATCTGTTGTCAAGAGATTCCTGTCAGCCGTAGGAGTAGAAGAGACAAATGAGTGA